The nucleotide window catttgtatagggtaagtaatagttttctatagtttgttatttttattcatagtttaaaatatattaatatatttttaattttgtacacgaagtgcgccagaaattttgtttatgttttacagtttgagaaccactgctctagaccaAGCCTTGGCAAAACAGCAggaacccccctcccctcccacacacGACCCCCTTCGCCAGATCAGTCAGCATCTCAAAGACTGCAAGGTAGAGAAAAGGACTGGATGCCCGCCGTGAGGTGTTGGCAGAGCTGGTGATACTCACAGATGGCTCAAGCCAGAGCGTCATGCTACAGACTAGAGGTTTAAGGCAAAAGAACTTTCAGGGTCACAAGCCAATCTGACCggtgggggaaattatttattgCCTCACATCTGAtactcagaacataagaagagtcttgcaAGTGGAATTTGCTGCCTCCTTCTATGGAAAATCCATCCTCCAAATATCCCCATTTCCCCAGGATGTGCGTCCAACCCTTCCAACATCCTAGCTCTCATTGAAGCAGGGAATTTCGAACACACCAAACTTTTTCTGACAACCATCGTAGTCATATGATCTTTTTACCACATTAAAGCGGCCATAATTAACTATCTTCCCCCCACAATCACCTTCATGCAGGGGAACATTTAGCTTGGATCTGTTCTCCTCTGGCAAAAGCGATTtaaatggacacacacacacgtcccGCAGCAGATCTAAATTCTGGCTGTCGCCACAACAGAACTCACTCAAAAATATTtaatatgacaaataaaaacattgACTTAACATGTCAGAAAATAACACAGAGATTCGGACTAGATTAGGCTacagcagctccttgaaagtttggactaaaacctggagcggattcactgccccactgacatcggagctaccagtctccactgttcaTATGATTACTGCAAAGCACCAGCCCTCTTTTTAGGGGAGGGACATACCAGGTAATCCTCCAAATATGAGGTGTCCCTTCTGGCCAAGCCAGATGTGCTTCAGGCTCTCAAAATCTGGCTTTGGGGTCGGCTTGGAAGTCTCTGTGTCACCCAGACGCAGCGTGACGTGAGACGGGGTGATGCTCAGGAGGAGGTGGGCATCCAGGCAGCCCCCCGTGGGCAGTGGCACCAGGAGGACCGTCTTGTTCCCCAATTGGGCCATCAGATCCTGGAGTGAGAAAACAGCACAGGGGACAGGTGGTCAGAGCCTCTCTCATCCAAGAGAGGAACTCACAGACACATGACAGATAAGAAAAAGTTGCATATGAAATCTCAGGCCCCAGCTGGTATCTTTCTGAGAGCAGATGTTGGCTGTTGCCTGGCACCATGACAGAGACCCTGCAATGCCACGTTTGCAGGAGAGTAGACTCTCTCAACCATCTCCTTTTTAGATTGGATCCTTGGTAGGGTCAGGCTAGAGAGACTGAATCTATAGCACCTttccccagtctggtgccttccatttgttttggactacagctcccatcagccccagccagcacactcTTGtgttgctaaggctgatgggagcatggctgggctggctggggttgatgggagttgcagtccaaaacagatggagggcaccagattggggaccTTCCACCTCTGGGGCTACACAAACAGACCCCAAATTGCAGCCTTCCCACCTCAGTGGCCTTCCTTCCAGATGACCGCTTGCCCCAAATATTCTCGCAGGTGAGGGGCTCCGTTCCCATCTCTTCTTCTGGGGCCTTGGGGTGGAATCCCTGCCCTGCCAATGTTCCCTGGGCACGGATTGTCTGCCACTAATGCCTCTGTGGCATCTGACCCAGAGGGGCACCTCTCCCTCCCGGCAGGATGTGGCCCTCACCGTGCGATGCAGGTTCAAGCATAGGAGAAGAGTCTGCTTCATGGTGGAGACAGCCAGCAGGGTCCCTGACTGTGGGGCGGCCCTGATCCACATCTCCACAGCCAGGGACCAGCTCTTGTTGGCAGAACTGAGTCCGGTGGGAAGGCCTGTGGGGGCGAAGGAGGAGAGAGAGTCGATGAAGAAGGTAAAAGGACCAAGGAGGCCAGTTTGGGAAAGTTACACACTTCACAGCTGTTCCCTGCAccgtagatttgtataaaggcattatgatatcggccgttttattttcagtacctttcctaatgacccctagcatggaatttgcctttttcatagctgtcaCACACTTGGCACCTTCATCAAGCCATCTGCTATGGCCctgaggtctcattcctggtcagccacggccagttcagaccccgtgagcttatatgtggaattaagattttttgctccaaggtGCATTACTTTAcccttgctcacattaaattacatttgccattttgcccccattcgctcagtttggagaggtcttatTGGAgcacttcacaatcccttttcatttatttttatttattacatttatatcttgcccttcctcctagaaggaacaATCTagtagtatcatcagcaaacgtgGGCACCTCACAGCTGGCCCCTAACTCTTCACCCTAAACTCCTCAAAAGCAACATCCTTGGCTCACTGCTAAGCTCCCCAGCTCAAGTAACAGAGGTCTAGAAGCAGACGATGGAAATGCAGGGATGAGACAGGCCTCAGGATGCCCGTACCTGAGAGCGAGAAGGTGGCCACTCCGTCTCCAGGGAAGAAGCTCCCCCTGTGGATGGTGGGGAAACAGACCTTGGTCCCTTGCTCCTCCAGGGAAGCCCCTTCCAGCCACTCGGAGCTCCTGTTCAACCAGTTCCAGCGTCTCATACAGCCGTCCAGCGCCGGGTTCAGCTGGAAGGCCAGAGGATCGAGGGGAATGGAACAGAGGAAAAAGGAGTCACCCCCACCAACACCCTTTCCTCCTTCATGGAAAAACACTCCGCTAAATCAGTTGATCAGGGATAGGAaaactttttcagaccaagggccacattcccttctaggcaatctgatgagggccacatgccagtgacaaaagtggatggagcaatgaatgtaaattttacctttctacagtagactagtttgtaccagggatgggtgaggaatttgattcagttcgcatttcaagccaaatcaatttgcactttctaaaacacagccatccttcgaaattcacacttgccGGCGTTTGCAGTGTAGTTCACTAACCAGGCAatgtgaatatatgagtgaaaataatatataaaaaagcattgcatggtgagaaattgcttgcaaaattgtgtactttagtcaaaactgcctacaaaaagtgttgaattaggagaaattctcactaaaatgctggagaattttcatgagggctttttaaaaaacacagattgctgcagaaatgtggagaactgaatttaagagtggaaaaaatcAGACACACAATCAGTgttcaggcaaaaacactcaagcaaagtgcaaagcaggaccactgaggggtgcagcctggggagagttccaaggaccaGATGGAGAGGTCAGAAGGGCCGCATTCAGCCCCCACACCTGAGGTTTCCCCCAGCCCCATCTTAGACGCATCTCCAACTGCttgcccacaaaaaaaaaaaaggacaaggaATATTCAAGGCAAGCAAATCAATCAGAGCTCACATGTTGCTGTGATAACATCACCAGAGGGACCTGCCTTCATAGACATGGTGTCCCTATGGAGATGTCCTCCTCATATGAAAGTTGCTCTTTGGGGCCCAGATTTGAAGGTCATTCTTGTCATGGGAAAAGTCACCCACATCGTATGCCCCCCTcccaaatctatctatctatcttatcaCACGCTTGCAATCACACTGAAGAACTAGCATTATTCAGGATGTTGGAAATGTGAGATCTCTGGGGCGTGTGGAGGCACAGTCAAAAGGAAAACAAGACGTTTTTATTTCCCATGGAAATCCACCATCAGAATTGGTCCCAAAGGGCACCATATAAAGACAGACCTGCCCACACCAGCAGAAGTTCCCTTGTCACAAAGAGACTACCCACAATATGTGCAGAATGAAGGCAAATGCTCACAAATTTAACAGTCCTTGGGATTCAGGGcattgaaaaacaaaaacagtcgATAGTGGCAGATTTTTGTAAAAAACGCTGGTCATAATTTGTTTCAAAATCAGCACACCTTCTTTGAGTGTTCCACATTCATGATTTAATGTATTtccttctattttatttattttaaatgttaggGGAATTTTTGTGGGAAAGGTGATGGGGCAGTGGTTGCTAGCACCCTGCGTTTTGCTTGCACCTTCGAGATTAGCAGCTGCTATCCCCATTCAGCTTTCTTGCCCTGACGCAAACTCCTTCTGCTTCAGCAGAGGCCGGTGCAGAggcagagagaaaaaagggagccagccagcctgcctctgcTGCTTCAGTGGAATGTGAACAGATCTGTTCTGCTGTTTCACTACATAGGAGTCAaccccttggtccatctagcacagtattgtctccaccaactggcagcagctctgcagggtttcagatgggagggGGGTCTCTTCTAgccctggagatgctgttgggggtTGAAACTGGGGGCAGGCCTGGGATCCATTTGAATGAAGGACTGTTTGGAAGTTGTAtgatcaatcagtcagtcaatcaatcatcTCACTACCATGAATTCTATGTTCCGGGATGGGGGGCAtccattctttttcaccaccacaGGAAGCCGTCTTACATTGACTACTGGCCTAACAGCTTAATATTGTTgacaccagcctttgccaacgtggtgccctccagcggTTTTGGACTGcacgaccattggccatgctggctggaggttgatgggggttgcagtctgaaacagctggagggcaccaggttggagagggCTGGTCTATAGCAGGGACGGCTAACCTGTGCCTCCCTCCGGATGTGGTCAGAcgctaactcccatcagccctccgCCAGCGTGGCCAACAGTCAGCaaggatgggagctggagtccagcgacACCTGAGATCTGCCCCACCTCACCTCTGGACTCTGCACCAATAGCCATGACGGGTTTGTGGCCTGACCTCAGAGTGGGTTGCAATAACACTGCCATGCATGGGGGGGATTAAGACATAGGCACCTCAATGCATGCTTGAGCCAAAAGTGTGTCCCAGGTGTGAAAAGGGCGAAGACGGCTGATGTCCCCCCCAACTGGCGGCAGCTGCCAAGGGCTTCAGAcgggggtctctctcagccctgcccAGAGATGCCTTCCTAGACTGAACCTGGCATGCTTCTGCCACTGAGTGATGGCTGTTGGAGGCTGGTGCATTAGGGCAAACAAGGCACTGCCCCCCCAACCCAAGTCAGccagcctgccttcttgcttacaccCAGCCTGGGGGGCTGCCAGCTCCCTCCTCCACCTGAAGCCTCAAGTGTTGCCCCTGAGGAGGATGGAGGGAAACGAGAATGAGCTGGCTCCGCCTCCCATCGCCTCTGGCACCGCCTAGTGTTGGGCacactgccttccaccccaccaaatGGGCACCGGCCACCACTGGCTACAGTCCTTCTGGCACGCAAGGAGCCGGGGGGGGGCTCTTACCGGGAGCAGCAGCTCCTGCACAGGGATGAACAAGCCCCCAACCCCGATGCGCATCAAAGAGACGGGGTCGTCAATGATGGCTTTGGAGACGTGGCTCAGGGTCAAGTGGTCGTCGCCATCCACTTCCAACATGACGCGATGCCCTTCGTTCTTCACCATAATCTGTCGGGCCGAGGACGAGGTTAGAAAGAGAACAGGCAGGTGATCCCTCCCCCCCAGAAAAAGGTGAGCCCAGATTAAGCAGGGGGGGGGTTGATGCCCGGAAAGCACTGCTCCtgcaaaaaaaacacccacctTGAGACACCCTTAGGCTGTAAGGCCAGGGAGGGATTTATCCCCGACATATGGAAGCCTCTCTGGGAGCCTTTATTTTCACCAAGGAGTGGAACAAAAATCCTCTCATATCAATATTGGTCTAAATAATGAACTTTGTTGCTCTTAAGGGCTGCTCAGTTGATTTCTGAGCAGAAGAAACAGCCAAGGTGATGCACAACCAGGGTGTGAAGAACTTTGCTGGCGACAAAGGGCTGGGAAGCTTTTGTAAGGGTCACTCAGAGGGCATCAGCCGATTTCTCAGCAGTTCCACCCTTCAGCTTGTGCCAAGTGATGGCACGCAGCTACTGTGCATTCCAACCTGACTCCTCCAAGGCTGCCAGTTCATGACCAGCTGTGGGTCAAGCCCCAGACACTGGAAGGCTTTGCAAGGACAGGCTGTATGAATTTTCCATCcatcacagcccccccccccacacacacacaacataccCGATGCCATTGGCCGTCATTGATGCGCGACCCTCCAGAAACTGTGATGTTTGTCACAGTGTTGTGGATTTGAATTTCAGGTTTCCCCTTCCGTAAAGCCAGGACAAACCAGTTGACTCCAGGGCTCATATCACCGTAGAAAATTATGCCCTCTGGGTCAAAGGTGCGGAAATCAAAAGAAGAGGCAGCACTGTGGGGAGGAAATCAGATATTGGCGCCAACAGCCCGAGCCCATTTGGCCCTTGTTTAAGGAAAGGGGGTTGAGGAGTTCTCCTTACTCTAGAGTTGCCCTCTTGCATTGTTT belongs to Rhineura floridana isolate rRhiFlo1 chromosome 11, rRhiFlo1.hap2, whole genome shotgun sequence and includes:
- the SHBG gene encoding sex hormone-binding globulin — protein: MIPIAPWLLLLVVPGAPWTAGEELQGIMGAYLSKHGQCFQSLSGEAGALNLGQRLGDSSPTATLFVDLRTVTSAASSFDFRTFDPEGIIFYGDMSPGVNWFVLALRKGKPEIQIHNTVTNITVSGGSRINDGQWHRIMVKNEGHRVMLEVDGDDHLTLSHVSKAIIDDPVSLMRIGVGGLFIPVQELLLPLNPALDGCMRRWNWLNRSSEWLEGASLEEQGTKVCFPTIHRGSFFPGDGVATFSLSGLPTGLSSANKSWSLAVEMWIRAAPQSGTLLAVSTMKQTLLLCLNLHRTDLMAQLGNKTVLLVPLPTGGCLDAHLLLSITPSHVTLRLGDTETSKPTPKPDFESLKHIWLGQKGHLIFGGLPGHEKSPLAQEGIFFRGCLRGIQVQGHELDLDLAQYRSNSIWPHSCPGSDAGKANPDREN